CGCGTCACCCCCGCGGTCGTCGGCGGCGATCCCGGCGCGGCCGTGCGCGTGGTCGTCTTCGAGGGCGACAAGGTCGTCGCCGAGGCGACCGGGCCGGCCGGGGAGGCGATCAAGATCCCCCTCCCCGAGCCGAAGCTCTGGGGCCCCGATTCGCCCTTCCTCTACGACCTCAAGGCGAGCGTCGAGGGCGACGGCGGCGACGCGGTCGGCTCGTACTTCGGCATGCGGAAGATCGCGCTCGGCAAGGACGAGGCCGGCGTCCTGCGGCTGATGCTCAACGGCAAGCCCCTGTTCCAGTACGGCCCGCTCGACCAGGGCTGGTGGCCCGACGGCCTCTACACCGCCCCCACCGACGAGGCCCTCAAGTACGACCTCGAGGTGACGAAGAAGCTCAACTTCAACATGATCCGCAAGCACGTGAAGGTGGAACCCGCCCGCTGGTACCGCCACTGCGACGAGATGGGCCTCCTCGTGTGGCAGGACATGCCCGCCGGCGACAACAAGGACGACGCCTCGAAGGAACAGTTCGGCGCCGAGTGGAAGGCCGTGATCGACGCCCTGCACGACCACCCGTCGATCGTCATGTGGGTGCCGTTCAACGAGGGCTGGGGCCAGCACGACACCGAGCGCGTCGTCGCCTGGACCAAGGAGTACGACCCGACCCGGCTGGTCGACAACGCCAGCGGCTGGACCGACAAGGGCGTCGGCGACGTCAACGACATGCACAACTACCCCGGCCCCGGCATGCCCGCGCTCGAAGAGAAGCGCGCGGCGGTCCTGGGCGAGTTCGGCGGCCTGGGCCTGCCGCTCGAAGGCCACACCTTCTCCGAGAAGGACAACTGGGGCTACGTCAGCTTCAAGAACGTCGAGGACCTGGGCGAACGCTATCTGGGCCTGATCCACCGCCTGAAGGCGCTCTCGGGCCTGGGCCTGTGCGCGGGGGTCTACACCCAGACGACCGACGTCGAGGTCGAGGTCAACGGCTTCATGACCTACGACCGGGCCGTGATCAAGCTCCCGGCCGAGGCCGTCGCCGCGGCCCACGCCGGGCTCTACGACGCCACGACGCCGCTCAAGGCGACCGTCCTGATCCCCACGGCCCAGGCGGGGCCGCAGGCCTGGAAGTACACGACCGAGGCCCAAGCCGAGGGCTGGAACCAGCCCGAGTTCAACGACTCCGCCTGGCCGTCCGGGCCCAGCGGGTTCGGCACCAAGGCCACCCCGGGCGCGATCGTGAACACCGAGTGGGCGACCGCCGACATCCGCATCCGCAAGGACTTCGACCTCGCCGAGGCCCCGACGGGCGAGATCTGGCTGTCCATCCACCACGACGACGAGGCCGAGGTCTTCCTCAACGGCAAGTCGGTCGCCAAGCTCGGCAAGTGGACCTCGAGCTACGAGTTCGTCCCCCTCGCCGCCGACGCCGCCCAGGCCCTGAAGGCCGGCAAGAACGTCGTCGCCGTCTCCTGCCACCAGGACAGGGGCGGCCAGTACATCGACGTCGGGCTGGTCGAGATCAAGCAGGTCAAGCCCTGACGCCGCCTCGATCCCATCCCATGACGTGAAGCGAAGCGGCCCCGCCATAGCCGGCGGGGCCGCTTCGCTTCGACCATCCGCCGCCCTTCGCCGCAGAAGGGGGCCGGGCTCGACGGCCCTGGGCCGTCTCGATTCAGATCAAAGCCGCCGCCGCGCCAGGACGCAGCCACCCCCAGATTCGAATCCGCCCCTCATCGAGGCTGATCGGGGCGCCGATCCGCTTGAGCGCCTCGACGATCGCTTCGCGTCGGGGGTCCGCATGGATCTCCAGCCACTCGATCGTCTCCCAGGGCCGGGGATGGTAGATCCACTCGCGATCCCAGGTCGCGAGGGCCGGCTCGGGCCCCTGGATATCCTTGATGCGGAATCCCGGGGGGCCGCCGGACAGCCCGCGCATGGCCTCGACGACTTCACGCCACTTGGTGGCGTTCATGGCGGAGACGAGCCGCTCACGCTCGGCGTACCGCCTCCACGCCTCGACCTCCCGACGCCGTTCCCCCATGGTTCGCCGCCTCCTCGCGAGATCCGCGACGGCGCCGCACGGCGGCCTCCGCCCGTCACTTCGGCGCGGCGGCGGTCTCGGCGGGCTTCTTGTCGTCGGGGCCGGCGTCCTGGCGGAGGACGACGACGCGGTCGTGGAGGACGAGG
The DNA window shown above is from Paludisphaera mucosa and carries:
- a CDS encoding glycoside hydrolase family 2 protein, yielding MRRILFGALLAACPAAALADDAPPWKPAPGSLMTRWAEQVDPATVHSEYPRPQLVREAWTNLNGLWDYAVRPAADARPEAFDGRILVPFPIESALSGVKKAVKPDETLWYRRTFPLEKPADGVRHLLHFGAVDWAATVYVNGAKVGEHKGGFDPFTFDVTDALDFARPAQEVVVAVTDPTDAGSQPRGKQVLKPQGIFYTAVTGIWQTVWMEAVPARRIDSLKIVADVDAEEVRVTPAVVGGDPGAAVRVVVFEGDKVVAEATGPAGEAIKIPLPEPKLWGPDSPFLYDLKASVEGDGGDAVGSYFGMRKIALGKDEAGVLRLMLNGKPLFQYGPLDQGWWPDGLYTAPTDEALKYDLEVTKKLNFNMIRKHVKVEPARWYRHCDEMGLLVWQDMPAGDNKDDASKEQFGAEWKAVIDALHDHPSIVMWVPFNEGWGQHDTERVVAWTKEYDPTRLVDNASGWTDKGVGDVNDMHNYPGPGMPALEEKRAAVLGEFGGLGLPLEGHTFSEKDNWGYVSFKNVEDLGERYLGLIHRLKALSGLGLCAGVYTQTTDVEVEVNGFMTYDRAVIKLPAEAVAAAHAGLYDATTPLKATVLIPTAQAGPQAWKYTTEAQAEGWNQPEFNDSAWPSGPSGFGTKATPGAIVNTEWATADIRIRKDFDLAEAPTGEIWLSIHHDDEAEVFLNGKSVAKLGKWTSSYEFVPLAADAAQALKAGKNVVAVSCHQDRGGQYIDVGLVEIKQVKP
- a CDS encoding DUF6678 family protein, with the translated sequence MGERRREVEAWRRYAERERLVSAMNATKWREVVEAMRGLSGGPPGFRIKDIQGPEPALATWDREWIYHPRPWETIEWLEIHADPRREAIVEALKRIGAPISLDEGRIRIWGWLRPGAAAALI